In Vanessa cardui chromosome 28, ilVanCard2.1, whole genome shotgun sequence, one genomic interval encodes:
- the LOC124541740 gene encoding V-type proton ATPase subunit e 2-like, translating into MGASFVPITVFTVFWGVVGIVCPFFAPKGPNRGIIQVVLMLTAATCWLFWLCAYMAQMNPLIGPRLDNETLIWISQTWGKSYKQ; encoded by the exons ATGGGTGCCTCATTCGTTCCCATCACGGTTTTCACCGTTTTCTGGGGTGTTGTGGGTATCGTCTGTCCCTTCTTCGCCCCTAAAGGTCCCAACAGGGG GATAATCCAAGTCGTATTGATGCTAACAGCAGCTACGTGTTGGTTATT CTGGCTGTGCGCGTACATGGCGCAAATGAACCCACTCATTGGGCCCAGACTGGACAACGAGACTCTTATCTGGATTTCTCAGACTTGG ggCAAATCGTACAAGCAATAG